In Dromaius novaehollandiae isolate bDroNov1 chromosome 16, bDroNov1.hap1, whole genome shotgun sequence, one genomic interval encodes:
- the NPEPL1 gene encoding probable aminopeptidase NPEPL1 has protein sequence MANVQLEFQASAGEADPQSRPLLVLGQLHNLHRLPWAQLRGKLQPRVTEEIWQSALSTLNPNPTDSCPLYLNYATVAALPSRVSRHNSPSAAQFITRLVRNCLPGGVNRCIVMVCERSEVFASACALARAFPLFTHRSSASRRTEKKTVTVEFFLVGQNNGPIEVATLKCLASATEGVRLAARIVDTPCNEMNTDNFLEEIKKVGKDLGITPTIIRDEELKERGFGGIYGVGKAALHPPALAVLSHTPDGATQTIAWVGKGIVYDTGGLSIKGKTTMPGMKRDCGGAAAILGAFKATVKQGFKDNLHAVFCLAENAVGPRATRPDDIHVLYSGKTVEINNTDAEGRLILADGVAYACKDLGADIILDMATLTGAQGIATGKYHAAVLTNNEEWEKACVKAGRNCGDLVHPLVYCPELHFSEFTSAVADMKNSVADRDNTPSSCAGLFIASHIGFDWPGVWVHIDIAAPVHAGERATGYGVALLLSLFGGASEDPLLNMVSPLGCNGDSPAEDMERDSKRRRLV, from the exons ATGGCGAACGTGCAGCTGGAGTTCCAGGCGAGCGCCGGCGAGGCGGACCCGCAGAGCCGCCCGCTGCTCGTGCTGGGCCAGCTGCACAACCTGCACCGCCTGCCCTGGGCCCAGCTGCGGGGCAAGCTGCAGCCGCGGGTCACCGAGGAG atATGGCAGTCTGCTTTAAGCACTCTGAATCCAAACCCTACCGACAGCTGTCCCCTCTACCTGAATTACGCCACTGTGGCCGCTTTGCCTTCCAGGGTCAGCCGACACAATAGTCCGTCTGCGGCTCAGTTCATCACCCGCCTGGTTAGAAATTGTCTTCCAGGAGGTGTCAACAGATGTATTGTT ATGGTCTGTGAGCGGTCTGAAGTTTTCGCCTCTGCTTGTGCGCTAGCCAGGGCTTTCCCGTTGTTCACACATAGGTCCAGTGCATCGAGACgcacagagaagaaaactgtAACAGTGGAGTTTTTCCTGGTTGGACAGAACAATGGACCAATAGAAGTGGCAACACTTAAA TGTCTGGCAAGTGCTACAGAAGGAGTCAGGCTGGCTGCTCGAATTGTGGACACCCCATGCAATGAAATGAACACAGATAACTTCCTGGAG GAAATCAAAAAAGTTGGCAAGGATCTTGGGATTACTCCAACCATTATTCGGGATGAGGAGCTGAAAGAGAGAGGATTTGGAG GTATTTATGGAGTTGGCAAGGcagctctgcatcctcctgccctAGCAGTTCTTAGTCACACTCCAGATGGTGCTACACAGACCATTGCATGGGTGGGCAAAGGTATTGTGTATGACACTGGAGGACTCAGCATTAAGGGAAAG ACTACTATGCCTGGCATGAAACGAGActgtggtggagcagctgctATTTTGGGTGCCTTCAAAGCCACTGTAAAGCAA GGTTTTAAAGACAATCTTcatgctgttttttgtttggcTGAGAATGCAGTTGGACCGCGTGCAACAAGACCTGATGATATTCATGTTCTTTACTCTGGAAA AACTGTGGAAATCAATAACACTGATGCAGAAGGCAGGCTGATACTGGCTGATGGAGTAGCTTACGCGTGCAAAGATCTTGGAGCTGATATCATTCTTGATATGGCCACTCTTACTGGAGCTCAG GGAATTGCAACAGGAAAGTATCATGCTGCCGTCCTTACCAATAACGAAGAGTGGGAAAAAGCTTGCGTTAAGGCTGGTAGGAACTGTGGAGACTTGGTCCATCCTCTTGTATATTGCCCTGAGCTCCACTTCAGTGAATTTACCTCTGCTGTAGCTGATATGAAGAACTCTGTGGCA GACCGAGACAATACTCCAAGCTCCTGTGCTGGGCTCTTCATTGCTTCTCACATTGGCTTTGACTGGCCTGGAGTCTGGGTCCATATAGACATTGCTGCACCTGTTCATGCA ggtgAACGAGCTACTGGCTATGGCGTGGCTTTGTTGCTGTCCTTGTTTGGAGGGGCATCTGAAGACCCTCTGCTAAACATGGTGTCCCCACTAGGATGCAATGGAGACTCTCCCGCTGAAGATATGGAGAGGGATTCCAAAAGGCGCCGCCTGGTTTAA